The Vibrio fortis DNA segment GAGTAAGAATATGAGGATTGCGGGTCAACGAGAGCGAAATCGCGAAGAACCAAGAGCTTTTGAGGCGAGGCAGTTTAAGTAGGACTTGGCTAGTAATACGCGTTATTCCATTTGTTTATAGAGGTTTGAGATACCCTATAGCTAGTTTAATTATTCACTAGCTAGATGAGCCTCCTTTGATGAAAAACTGTTTAAAAATCTCAGTAGCTGCAGCCGCAATTATGGCGAGCTTAAATGTTTCCGCTAGCGGTATCTTCCTTCAAGAAGCTGTGATCGCAAATGCAGGTACCACAGGAGCAGGGGATGGGGTCTACACCCGTTCTGCTGCCGCAATGTGGACAAACCCAGCGACCATGTCCTATATGGGCGAGAGCAAGACGACTATCAATACCATGGTGTTCGACTTGGAAATGGAGTACACAGATAGAAATGACTCAACTGACAATGGACGTGGTCACTCTGTTCTCCCTTCTGCTGGTGCATTTCACGCTCACCAAATTACAGACAAGCTTCATTTAGGTATTGCACTCGGTGCAGCAGGCGGCTCAAGCTTAGATTACGGCAGTAACTGGGCTGGTGCCGCTTTACTTGAAGACATCACACTTACGGCCATGCAAATCAATCCAGCACTCAGCTACCAAGTGAATGATCAGTTGTCTGTTGGTGCGGGTGTACAACTGGGCTGGGCAGCGTTCCAACAAACAACGTCAATGTTAACTGCTAAGCAAGACACTGATTGGGCTTATGGCTACAACTTGGGTGTGATGTATACACCAACCGAACAAATTAAGTTGGGAATTAGCTATCGATCCAAGTTAGAGCATGAGTTCAACAATGATGTCAAAGGCCTCGGACCACTAGATTCAATGTCAACGGGCATCGCATTACCAGAGATCGTTGATGTTAGTGCAAGTTATTCAGTTAACGAGCGCTTAGACCTATTAACCAGCGTTCAGTTACATCGCTGGAGTGCTTGGGATGAAACAGTTTTAGACTTCGGGACACAAATAGGTGGTCTACCAATTAAGCGCGATTGGGATGATGTTTGGAAGTTTGCCGTTGGTGCTGACTACCAACTGAACTCTGACTGGCGTCTAAAAGCAGGTTTCTCTTACGAAAGCTCTCCTCAAGATGATCCTACGATGCAGTGGGTTGATGTTCCTGTTGGCGAGCAATACCGCTACTCAGTAGGAGCTTCTACTTATTGGGATGACATCTTAATTGATGCTTTCTACGAATATGCAGATTTTGGTTCGGTTGATATGAATCGAGCGGGTGTAAATGGCACATTTGATGGCCGTATTCACTTTGTTGGCGTTAGTGCGACCTTCTAATGAAATCAAAAAGCAGATTGCTTGCAGCGGTACTCGTCCTTTTTGGTTCAGCACCACTGCATGCCGATGAAAAGCATCATGAAGACCCGACCAAGATCGTTACTAAAGCGGGCATAGCATACAATGAAGAACTCAAGTTTTCGGGATCTATCGGGCTTGATGAAGCTCGGATGATCAACGCTCGAATCAATGCTGATGGCGATGAGTGGCGAGTTGGTGGTTCATGGTTACTCCCATTGGGTATTGTGAACTTTAACTTCAGTCGCTCTGAGTATGATAATGACGCTTATAAGAATAATTACAGCATTGGTACCTTCGTACCGCTTAGTTATTTTGGTTTAGAACCCTATGGCTGGCAGTTGTTTCCTATGGCTGGCTACAGTTATAACGATGGTGAAGTCGCGTATTTTGATGACTCGAGCGTGGACAATGATTATGTCTTGATTCCAACATCGACCCATGGCGGATATTTAGGTGCGTTTGGCTTAAAACCGCTTAATAAACAGTGGTCGTTGCTAGCATTTGGTGGAGGCTCTATGGGTTCTGACGACTATTCTGGCTATTGGGCCGGAATTGGAGCGAGCTACAAAATCTCCAAAGCGCAGTCATTTAACCTGTTTAGTATCTTCGCTGAAGATGACTTTGGAGAGAACAATAGTGTAGGTGTCTCGTACACTTATGAATTCAATTAGACTCATAGGTAACTTCTTTTATCTGGATTAAGGCTGGCTGATTAAGTCAGCCTTTTTTATGGCTCATTCCACCTATTAAATACGAATGATTTTCATTTTATTGATCTATCTGTAAGAAAGCACAAAAGAACATCGATAATATGATCGTATATTCAACTGTTTAGAGGTCTTTATGAAAACTGTCGCGATTTGGGGAGCTGCGAGTGGTTTAGGTGCTGCAATGGTCGAACAATTCCACCAAAGTGGTTTTAATGTGATCGCTATTGCTCGAAACCCGAGTAAAAATCCACGTTTAGGTGAGCTTCAAGTTCAGACGTTAATTTGCGATGCAACCCTACAAGACCAAGTGGATGCCACTGTTGAGGCGTTACCTCAAGACTGTTTGGTTTTATCAAGCATGGGCAGCTTTAGAGCTGACGTTCCAGTCGACTATATCGGACATCGTTATTTGATAGATGCTCTGCAAAAGCGTGAGATTAAGCGCTTTTTATTAGTGACATCCTTAGGGTGTGGCGATTCGTGGCGATTCTTATCGGAGCGTGCAAGGCAAGGCTTCGGTGCTGCGGTAAGGGAGAAGAGTCTCGCTGAGGCTTGGCTTATGTCAAGTGATTTGGATTTTACTATTCTACGACCGGGCGGGCTTATTGATGGCAAAATCACGAACCGAGGTGAAGTCTCTCAAGTGGGCGAAGTTCATGGCGTGATTTATCGTCAAGAAGGCGCGCGAATTGTTGAGAGTTTGCTAACCGATGACGCTTGTATCGGCGAGATATACCAATGTGTTGACCAGACGGTGAAATATAGCTAATCAAAGGCGCTGACAAGCTAGTGGCTGGCATTAAGGAATTTGGCGTTAGTTTCTTATCAAAGGATGCATGAACCTTAATCTAGATTAACTTCTGGCTTGCTATTAGCCGTTACTATTCGAGTCATTCACGACATCGTTCGTATTGAACAGTGAAGAGCAACCTTCGAATTTTTCGATGGTTGCTCTTTTTCGTTTATCGACACCGAAAACAGATCAAGAGGGTTCCAATTGAGTACTTTGTTCACCGAAAATCGCCTTGGCAATATGGTTCTAAAGAATCGATTCATGCGCAGCGCGACTTGGGAAAATATGGCGACAGAAGATGGTCATATGACGGATAAGCTCTATGCGATTTATGAAGAGCTTGCACAAGGGCAAGTAGGGTTGATTGTTACCGGTTACGCAAATATCGTTGCAGAAGAAAAACCGAATGCAGGAAT contains these protein-coding regions:
- a CDS encoding OmpP1/FadL family transporter translates to MKNCLKISVAAAAIMASLNVSASGIFLQEAVIANAGTTGAGDGVYTRSAAAMWTNPATMSYMGESKTTINTMVFDLEMEYTDRNDSTDNGRGHSVLPSAGAFHAHQITDKLHLGIALGAAGGSSLDYGSNWAGAALLEDITLTAMQINPALSYQVNDQLSVGAGVQLGWAAFQQTTSMLTAKQDTDWAYGYNLGVMYTPTEQIKLGISYRSKLEHEFNNDVKGLGPLDSMSTGIALPEIVDVSASYSVNERLDLLTSVQLHRWSAWDETVLDFGTQIGGLPIKRDWDDVWKFAVGADYQLNSDWRLKAGFSYESSPQDDPTMQWVDVPVGEQYRYSVGASTYWDDILIDAFYEYADFGSVDMNRAGVNGTFDGRIHFVGVSATF
- a CDS encoding SDR family NAD(P)-dependent oxidoreductase, giving the protein MKTVAIWGAASGLGAAMVEQFHQSGFNVIAIARNPSKNPRLGELQVQTLICDATLQDQVDATVEALPQDCLVLSSMGSFRADVPVDYIGHRYLIDALQKREIKRFLLVTSLGCGDSWRFLSERARQGFGAAVREKSLAEAWLMSSDLDFTILRPGGLIDGKITNRGEVSQVGEVHGVIYRQEGARIVESLLTDDACIGEIYQCVDQTVKYS